From the Pseudomonas lalucatii genome, the window TCAGGGGCTGACCCGCGATCTGATCCGCCATCAGACCGTGACCTTCACCAACACCAAATCGAAGCGCCTGCGGGTCATTCCGATTAGCCAGGCATTGGAGCAGCGACTTACGGCCTATCTGGACGATCACGGACGCTTCACCGATTGCAGCCGGGCCTTTCGTATTGCCGTCGCACACTCGGGCATCGCCCTGCCGCGAGGCCAGTGTTCGCATGTGCTGCGCCACACCTTCGCGTCTCACTTCATGATGAGTGGCGGGAATATCCTCACGCTAAAGGAGATTCTCGGCCACGCCTCGCTGACCATGACGATGCGCTATGCGCACCTGTCGCCTTCCCATCTGCGCGATGCGCTGAAGCTCAACCCGCTGGACGGTTTCGACACTTCTTCGACACCTGCGACCAAGCCGAAAAAGAAAAACCTTAAAAATCAATCAGGTGGTGCCACGAAACCGTAGGTGTCTGATTGTTTATAGAAATCATGGGCATGACGCAGCAAAACCATTATCACCGCGGCCACCGGCAGGGCCAGCAGCACGCCGCTGAAGCCGAACAGCTGGCCGCCGGCCATGATCGCGAAGATCACCGCCACCGGGTGCAGGCCGATGCGGTCGCCCACCAGCCAGGGTGTCAGCAGCATGCCTTCGAGCAACTGGCCGACGGTGAATACCGCGGCGATGGCCAGCAGCGGGTAAGGTTCGACGCCGAACTGGAACAGGCCCGCCGCCAGCGCCGCAGCGATCCCGACCACTACCCCCAGGTAGGGCACGATGCTGGCCAGCCCCGCCAGCAGGCCGATCAGCAGACCCAGCTCCAGGCCCACCAGCATCAAGCCGGCGGCATAGAGCAGGCCCAGCGCCAGCATCACCAGCAGTTGGCCGCGCAGGAAGGCGCCGAGCACCTCATGACACTCGCCGAACAGCTTCACCACCAGCCCCTCGCGACTGCGCGGCAGCAGTCCGCGCAGCCTGGCGAGCATCAGGTCCCAATCGCGCAACAGGTAGAAGGTGACCACGGGGATCAGCAGCAGGTTGGCCAGCCAGGCCACCAGCGCCAGGCCCGAGGCAGTGGCCTGCGACAACACCAGGCCGAGGATGTCGGTGGTCTTGCCCAGATGCCCGGACAACGCAGCCTTGAGCTGGTCGAAGCGCCAGAAGCCGTCGCCCAGGCCCAGCTGCGCCTGGACCCAGGGCAGGGCCTGGTGCTGCGCCCAGTCGAGCATCTGCGGGGTCAGCTCATAGAGGCGCAGCAACTGTTTGCCGAGCATCGGCACCAGCACCAGCAGCATCAGCGCGAAGATCAGGCCGAACAGCACGAACACCAGGATCACCCCCCAGGTGCGCGACAGCTTCCAGCGCTCCAGGCGGTCGACCATGGGATCGCCCAGGTAGGCCAACAGCACCCCGATCAGGAAGGGCGTGAGAATCGGGTGCAACAGATAGAGCAACCAGCCGAGCAGCAACAGCCCAGCCATCCATAGCCAGCGACGTGAATCGATCATCCTCTGCCCTCATTTGGCGAAACGGGTTGCCGGGAACTCGGCCACGGCCGCCAGAGTGCCCGCTGCGCCAGCCTGTCGCGCCCACCAACCGACATACACAGACGCGGCGGGCGGTTCGGGCCGACACTCGGCGGGGCGAGAGTCTACCAGCGAAAGCGCAGGGTTTCGGTGCGCGGAATCACCTGGGGCGCCGGCGGCTGGCCGGCATCGACCGGCACGCTATCGGCCGCTACCTCCTGCAGGCGCAGCAGGCCCAGTTGCGCACGCAGTTGTTCGGCGCTGGCGTTGATCCGGTAGACGACGCGATCGCCCTGCACCCGGCTCAGCTGCGCGCCGAGCGGCTCGAGGGTGCGCTGCAGCTCGGCATAGCGCGCCAGATCGACGCCCTGGACTTCCAGGGTCAGGCTGGAGGCCGCGCCGGGGGCCACCACGAAGCGCGGTGCCAGGCGCTCGCTCACCGCCAGGAACACGGCATCGGCCAGGGCATTCGGGTCGGCCCCCAGGGCCTTGCCCTGCTCGCGGCCATCGCCCAGCCACAGGCGCCACTGCGCCTGCCACTGGCCATCGACCTCACGGGCCTGCACCGCCAGCAGGGCATCGGCGGCATAGCGCTCGGAGGCTGCACGCAGCGCCTCGGGGTCCTTGGCGCCGAGACTGTCGGGCGTCGCCAGCAGCTGCTCGCCGAGGTCGGCCAGCGGCAGGCGCAGTGGCAGGCCGCGGTGCTGTGCGGCCCGGCGCAGCGCCGCGGCGCTGTCCTGGCCATCGCCGACCAGGCTGGCGCCACCGATGCCCTCGTTCAGCCACCAGGCGACAATCGCCGGCCGGTTGGCGCCCCACAGGGCCAGTCCGGCCTGACGCAGGTGGCGATCGGTACTGAGCGGGTCGAAATCCACCAGCAGGCTGTCGCCCTCGTAGCCGTACTGGCTGACGATCTGTTGCGGGTCCTTGCGCAACTCGGCCAGTGCCGGACTCTGCGCCGCATCGCGACTGCCGGTCAGGCGCAGCACCAGGGTCTCCAGGGCGCGCGCCAGGGCCGCATCGCGCTCCTCCGGCTGCTGGCTGGCCACCGGTTCGCGCACCTGATAGAGGTCGCCCAGGGTCGCGGCGAGGCCGGGTAGGCTCAGCAGCGGCAGGCACAGGACTAACAGGCGGGCGATCAGGCGCATGGGACGGGCTCTCGACGGACGGAAGGCGGCGCGCAACGGCCTGGCAGGCGGCACACGGTGCCCTATACCTTAAACAGCCGCCCGCGCCCCGGCAACCGCGGCGCCGCTCGGCTGGCCGCTGCCCGGCAAGCCTGATAAAATCGCGCGCCTTCGCAGGCCGGCCGCTGCAGCGCCGGTGCCCATCCGAATTCCCCTTCAAAGGCCTGGATCTATGAGCAAGCAACCCTCCATCAGCTACAAGGACGCAGGCGTAGACATCGACGCGGGCGAAGCCCTGGTCGAACGCATCAAAGGCGTGGCCAAGCGCACCGCCCGTCCGGAAGTCATGGGTGGCCTGGGCGGCTTCGGCGCCCTCTGCGAGATCCCGGCCGGCTACAAGCAGCCGGTGCTGGTGTCCGGCACCGACGGCGTCGGCACCAAGCTGCGCCTGGCGCTGAACCTGAACAAGCACGACAGCATCGGCCAGGACCTGGTCGCCATGTGCGTCAACGACCTGGTGGTGTGCGGCGCCGAGCCGCTGTTCTTCCTCGACTACTACGCCACCGGCAAGCTCAACGTCGACGTGGCCGCCACCGTGGTCACCGGCATCGGCGCCGGCTGCGAGCTGGCCGGCTGCTCCCTGGTCGGCGGCGAGACCGCCGAGATGCCCGGCATGTACGAGGGCGAGGACTACGACCTGGCCGGTTTCTGCGTCGGCGTGGTGGAGAAGGCCGAGATCATCGACGGCTCGAAAGTCACCACTGGCGACGCCCTGATCGCCCTGCCCTCCTCCGGCCCGCACTCCAACGGCTACTCGCTGATCCGCAAGATCATCGAGGTCTCCGGCGCCGACATCACCACCATCCAGTTGGGCGGCCAGCCGCTGACCGAGTTGCTGATGGCGCCGACGCGCATCTACGTCAAGCCGCTGCTGAAGCTGATCAAGGACACCGGCGCGGTCAAGGCCATGGCCCACATCACCGGCGGCGGTTTGCTCGACAACATCCCACGGGTGCTGCCGCAGGGTGCCCAGGCGGTGATCGACGTGGCCAGCTGGAAGCGCCCGGCGGTCTTCGACTGGCTGCAGGAGCAGGGCAACGTCGACGAGCACGAGATGCACCGCGTACTGAACTGCGGCGTCGGCATGGTCATCTGCGTGGCCCAGGATCAGGTCGAAAGCGCCCTGGCCAACCTGCGCGCCTCGGGCGAGCAACCCTGGGTCATCGGCCAGATCGCCGCCGCCGGCGAAGGCGCCGCCCAGGTTCAACTGAACAATCTGAAAACCCACTGATGGCCCACTGCAATGTCGTGGTGCTGATCTCCGGCTCCGGCAGCAACCTGCAGGCGCTGATCGACAGCACCCGGGCCGGCGATCAGCCGGCGCGCATCTGCGCGGTGATCGCCAACCGCGCCGACGCCTACGGCCTGGAGCGGGCCAGGGCCGCCGGCATCGCCACCCGACTCCTCGACCACAAGGCCTTCGACGGCCGCGAAGCCTTCGACCAGGCGCTGATCGAGGCCATCGACGCCTTCGCGCCGCAACTGGTGGTGCTGGCCGGCTTCATGCGCATCCTCAGCCCGGGCTTCGTCCGCCACTACGCCGGGCGCCTGCTGAATATCCATCCCTCGCTGCTGCCCAAGTACAAGGGCCTGCACACCCATCAGCGGGCGCTGGAGGCCGGCGATGCCGAGCACGGCTGCAGCGTGCACTTCGTCACCGAGGAACTCGATGGCGGGCCTCTGGTCGTACAGGCAGTGATCCCGGTGCGGCCGGGCGACGTGCCGGACAGCCTGGCGCAACGGGTCCACGAGCAGGAACACCTGATCTATCCGCTGGCCGTGCGCTGGTTCGCCGAGGGCCGCTTGCACCTTGGCGAACAAGGGGCAATGCTCGACGGGCAGCCGCTTCCGAGCACTGGCCACCTCTTCCGAACCTAGGAGACACCATGCGTCGCGCCTTAACGTTCGCCCTCGCCCTACTCTGCCTGCCGGCCTTCGCCGTCGAGCTGCAGCCGTTCTCCGCCAGCTATACCGCCGACTGGAAGCAGGTGCCGGTCAGCGGCTCGGCCGAACGCGGCCTGCAGGCGCTGGACGACGGCCGCTGGCAGCTCAACTTCGAGGCCTCCATGCTGGTCGCCAGCCTCAGCGAGACCAGCACCTTCCGCGTCGACAACGGCGCCTTCCTGCCACAGACCTATCGCTTCGAACGCAGCGGGCTGGGCAAGGGCAAGGTGGTCGAACAGGACTTCGACTGGAGCGCCAAGCAAGTGATCGGCAGCGACCGCGGCACGCCGGTGCGCTTCCCGCTCAACCGCGGCCTGCAGGACAAGTCGACCTACCAACTGGTGCTGCAGCACGACGTCGCCGCCGGCAAGCAGAGCATGAGCTACCAGGTGGTCGACGGCGACGAGATCGAGACCTACGACTTCCGCGTGCTGGGCGAGGAAACCGTGCGCACCCGCGCCGGACTGATCGATGCGATCAAGGTCGAGCGGGTGCGCGACCCGACCCAGAGCAAGCGCAAGACCATCCTCTGGTTCGCCAAGGACTGGAGCTACCTGCTGGTGCGCCTGCACCAGGTGGAGAAGGACGGCAAGGAGTACCAGATCATGCTCGACGAGGGCACGGTCGACGGCAAGCCGGTACAGGGCCGCCGCGACTGAGCGGCTTGCCACACCGAGAAGCCGGGCACTGCCCGGCTTTTTTATGCCCTCAGCAACGACTGGCGTTCAGCAGCACCCGGGCGAAGCTGGCCCCCGGGGTCAGCGGGGTGATCGCCAGCAGACGATCCAGACGCAGGCGCCGCTCACCCGCCACGGCGCGCACCAGCAGGAACTCCTCCTTGTCCACCGTGGTTTGCGTGGTCAGCGCCTCGGCCTCCAGGCACTCGCCATCGACCAGCTCGATGCGCAACCGGTAACGATGCAGACAGGCGATCTCCAGATAGCCGTAGAGATCGCAGTTCAGCGGCAGATACTCGTCCATTTCCGGCTCCTTCATCCCAGGCGCGCGACACTCCCCCGACAGCTTAGGCGCAGAGTCCGCGCCCAGAAAAAAGCCGGGGCTCGCCCGGCTCAGGTCCAGGCGTCCGTCACCACATCAGGTCGTCCGGCACCTGGTAGGCCGCGTAGGGGTCGTCGGCATCCGGCGCCTCGGTCGGCGTATTGAGCAGGACCACGCGCTGGGCATCGCGGGCCTGGATCTTCAACGCCGCCTCGCGCGGAATCACCTCGTAGCCGCCGCCATGGCGGACGATGGCCAGCGAGCCGCAGCTGAGCTTGTCGCGCATCAGCTTGTTCACCGACAGGCGCTTGACCTTCTTGTCGTCGACGAAGTTGTAATAGTCCTCGGTGTTCAGCTTGGGCAGGCGCGAGACCTCGATCAGCTGCTTGATCTGCGCGGCGCGGGCCTTCTGCTCAGCCTTCTCCTGCTGCTGGCGATTGAGCGCCTGGTCGCGGGCGGCCTTCTCGGCCATGGCCTGCTGGGCGGCGAGCTTCTGCGTCTCATCCTTCTCGGCCTGGCCCTTGTGCTCCAGGCGCTTCTGCTTCTGCTTCTCTTTGCTGACCTGCTTGGCCTGCTTCTCGTTGACCAGCCCGGCTTTGAGCAACTGGTCGCGTAGTGAAAGAGCCATAACCTACCTTTAACCGACGAACATTGAACAGGGAGCGGGCCGATGCCCGCCGATGAGCGGAGCGCAGGTCCGCCTAACAGGCCGACGGCCTGTCGCGCTTTTCCATTTTCTTGGCTTCCCCCCAGAGCGCATCCAGGTCTTCCAGGGCGCAATCTTCGATGGCCCGGCCCGCTGTGCGCAAGGCCTGCTCGATAAAACGAAAGCGCTGCTCGAACTTGCCGTTGGCCGCGCGCAGGGCCGCCTCCGGATCGACCTTGAGGTGACGGGCCAGGTTGGTAACCACGAACAGCAGGTCGCCGAGCTCCTCGGTGATCGCCTCGGGATCGTTCTCGCTCATGGCCTCGAGCACCTCGTCCAGTTCCTCGCGCACCTTGTCCACCACCGGCAGCGCCTCGGGCCAGTCGAAACCGACCTGGGCCGCACGCTTCTGCAGCTTGGCCGCCCTACTCAGGGCCGGCAGGGCCTGGGGCACGTCATCGAGCAGGGACAACTGCTCCGGCGCGGCGGCCTTCTCGGCGCGCTCCTCGACCTTGAGTTCCTCCCAGCGCTGCTTGACCGCGGCCTCCTCCAGCCTGGCGGCGTCCGGCGCGCCATAGAGGTCGCCATCGGGGAACACGTGGGGATGCCGGCGCAGCAGCTTGCGGGTGATGCCGTCGACCACCTCGGCGAAGGCGAAGCGTCCCTCCTCGCGGGCCAGCTGGCTGTAGTACACCACCTGGAACAGCAGGTCGCCCAGCTCGCCGGGCAGGTGCGCGAAGTCGCCGCGCTCGATCGCGTCGGCCACCTCGTAGGCCTCCTCGATGGTGTGCGGCACGATGCTGGCGTAGGACTGCTTCAGATCCCAGGGACAGCCGTACTGCGGGTCGCGCAGGCGGGCCATCAGGTGCAGCAGGTCGTCGAGTTGGTACATGGCGGTTTCCGGTACGGTGGGCGCCGGCCTGCGGGGCAGGCCGGCGCGGCTCAGGAGGCGCGGAGGCGGCGTGCCTCGATGATGTTGGGCAGCTGCGAGATGCGTCCGAGCAGGCGTCCCAGGGCGTCCAGGCCGGGAATCTCTACCGTGATCGACATCGAGGCGGTGTTGTCCTCCTTGTTCGACTGGGTATTGACCGCGAGCACGTTGAGCTTCTCGTTGAGCAACAGCTGGGTCACGTCGCG encodes:
- a CDS encoding Rho-binding antiterminator encodes the protein MDEYLPLNCDLYGYLEIACLHRYRLRIELVDGECLEAEALTTQTTVDKEEFLLVRAVAGERRLRLDRLLAITPLTPGASFARVLLNASRC
- the purM gene encoding phosphoribosylformylglycinamidine cyclo-ligase: MSKQPSISYKDAGVDIDAGEALVERIKGVAKRTARPEVMGGLGGFGALCEIPAGYKQPVLVSGTDGVGTKLRLALNLNKHDSIGQDLVAMCVNDLVVCGAEPLFFLDYYATGKLNVDVAATVVTGIGAGCELAGCSLVGGETAEMPGMYEGEDYDLAGFCVGVVEKAEIIDGSKVTTGDALIALPSSGPHSNGYSLIRKIIEVSGADITTIQLGGQPLTELLMAPTRIYVKPLLKLIKDTGAVKAMAHITGGGLLDNIPRVLPQGAQAVIDVASWKRPAVFDWLQEQGNVDEHEMHRVLNCGVGMVICVAQDQVESALANLRASGEQPWVIGQIAAAGEGAAQVQLNNLKTH
- the purN gene encoding phosphoribosylglycinamide formyltransferase, translated to MAHCNVVVLISGSGSNLQALIDSTRAGDQPARICAVIANRADAYGLERARAAGIATRLLDHKAFDGREAFDQALIEAIDAFAPQLVVLAGFMRILSPGFVRHYAGRLLNIHPSLLPKYKGLHTHQRALEAGDAEHGCSVHFVTEELDGGPLVVQAVIPVRPGDVPDSLAQRVHEQEHLIYPLAVRWFAEGRLHLGEQGAMLDGQPLPSTGHLFRT
- the mazG gene encoding nucleoside triphosphate pyrophosphohydrolase, translated to MYQLDDLLHLMARLRDPQYGCPWDLKQSYASIVPHTIEEAYEVADAIERGDFAHLPGELGDLLFQVVYYSQLAREEGRFAFAEVVDGITRKLLRRHPHVFPDGDLYGAPDAARLEEAAVKQRWEELKVEERAEKAAAPEQLSLLDDVPQALPALSRAAKLQKRAAQVGFDWPEALPVVDKVREELDEVLEAMSENDPEAITEELGDLLFVVTNLARHLKVDPEAALRAANGKFEQRFRFIEQALRTAGRAIEDCALEDLDALWGEAKKMEKRDRPSAC
- a CDS encoding DUF2066 domain-containing protein, giving the protein MRLIARLLVLCLPLLSLPGLAATLGDLYQVREPVASQQPEERDAALARALETLVLRLTGSRDAAQSPALAELRKDPQQIVSQYGYEGDSLLVDFDPLSTDRHLRQAGLALWGANRPAIVAWWLNEGIGGASLVGDGQDSAAALRRAAQHRGLPLRLPLADLGEQLLATPDSLGAKDPEALRAASERYAADALLAVQAREVDGQWQAQWRLWLGDGREQGKALGADPNALADAVFLAVSERLAPRFVVAPGAASSLTLEVQGVDLARYAELQRTLEPLGAQLSRVQGDRVVYRINASAEQLRAQLGLLRLQEVAADSVPVDAGQPPAPQVIPRTETLRFRW
- a CDS encoding DUF2058 domain-containing protein, producing MALSLRDQLLKAGLVNEKQAKQVSKEKQKQKRLEHKGQAEKDETQKLAAQQAMAEKAARDQALNRQQQEKAEQKARAAQIKQLIEVSRLPKLNTEDYYNFVDDKKVKRLSVNKLMRDKLSCGSLAIVRHGGGYEVIPREAALKIQARDAQRVVLLNTPTEAPDADDPYAAYQVPDDLMW
- a CDS encoding DUF3108 domain-containing protein, giving the protein MRRALTFALALLCLPAFAVELQPFSASYTADWKQVPVSGSAERGLQALDDGRWQLNFEASMLVASLSETSTFRVDNGAFLPQTYRFERSGLGKGKVVEQDFDWSAKQVIGSDRGTPVRFPLNRGLQDKSTYQLVLQHDVAAGKQSMSYQVVDGDEIETYDFRVLGEETVRTRAGLIDAIKVERVRDPTQSKRKTILWFAKDWSYLLVRLHQVEKDGKEYQIMLDEGTVDGKPVQGRRD
- a CDS encoding AI-2E family transporter, which encodes MIDSRRWLWMAGLLLLGWLLYLLHPILTPFLIGVLLAYLGDPMVDRLERWKLSRTWGVILVFVLFGLIFALMLLVLVPMLGKQLLRLYELTPQMLDWAQHQALPWVQAQLGLGDGFWRFDQLKAALSGHLGKTTDILGLVLSQATASGLALVAWLANLLLIPVVTFYLLRDWDLMLARLRGLLPRSREGLVVKLFGECHEVLGAFLRGQLLVMLALGLLYAAGLMLVGLELGLLIGLLAGLASIVPYLGVVVGIAAALAAGLFQFGVEPYPLLAIAAVFTVGQLLEGMLLTPWLVGDRIGLHPVAVIFAIMAGGQLFGFSGVLLALPVAAVIMVLLRHAHDFYKQSDTYGFVAPPD